In Vanessa cardui chromosome 6, ilVanCard2.1, whole genome shotgun sequence, the following proteins share a genomic window:
- the LOC124530181 gene encoding uncharacterized protein YJR142W has product MKDMNSINKNNISELTKLARKFNCFYLSGLHQGICKPFLVAGHQVGLVRPDILKHLQRFPEVFRITGKVVELNPAFRDYQERTSKVAGVLQGLRKENELCALKGWRDECFEVSTLFHHESLLEMDRSATCLFGIRNYGVSVNGYLFHPVKGLCIWLQQRSFTKQTWPGKWDCFVSGGLAVGYGILETCVKEVAEEASVMGELVKKLVPAGCVSFYFESERGLFPNTEYVYDLELPLDFVPKNADGEVETFELLTAEECVQRALSPHFKTTSAPVLMDFLIRRGYINPENEPNYRYIVELLHVPLQTIYNWPHSDISSNGDVQSLEC; this is encoded by the exons atgaaagatatgaattctataaataaaaataacatttcagaACTAACGAAATTGGCGaggaaatttaattgtttttatttatcag gACTTCATCAAGGGATATGTAAGCCGTTCTTAGTTGCTGGACACCAAGTCGGACTCGTTCGACCAGATATTCTTAAACACCTCCAAAGGTTTCCGGAG GTATTCAGAATTACTGGAAAAGTTGTTGAACTTAATCCTGCGTTCAGAGATTACCAGGAAAGAACCTCGAAAGTTGCAGGAGTCTTACAAGGTTTACGTAAAGAAAATGAACTATGTGCACTAAAAGGTTGGCGGGATGAG TGTTTCGAGGTGAGCACCCTTTTTCATCATGAGAGCTTGCTCGAAATGGACAGAAGTGCAACATGTCTTTTTGGTATTAGAAACTATGGAGTCAGTGTAAATGGCTACTTGTTTCACCCAGTTAAAGGACTTTGCATCTGGTTACAGCAGAGGAGCTTTACTAAGCAGACTTGGCCag GAAAATGGGATTGTTTTGTCAGTGGTGGATTAGCAGTGGGCTATGGCATTCTTGAAACATGTGTTAAGGAGGTGGCAGAGGAAGCATCTGTCATGGGGGAGTTAGTAAAAAAGCTGGTGCCCGCTGGATGTGTTAG CTTCTACTTTGAAAGTGAAAGAGGGTTATTTCCCAATACAGAATATGTGTATGATCTTGAGCTTCCATTGGATTTTGTCCCAAAAAATGCAGATGGTGAAGTAGAAACATTTGAACTTTTGACTGCCGAAGAATGTGTGCAAAGAGCTCTTTCCCCTCATTTTAAAACCACAAGTGCTCCAGTTCTAATGGACTTCCTTATAAGAAGGGGATATATTAATCCGGAGAAtg aaccgAACTATAGATACATTGTGGAATTACTTCATGTACCACTGCAGACCATCTACAATTGGCCCCATTCTGATATTTCATCAAATGGTGATGTCCAGAGTTTAGAGTGTTAA